From Mytilus galloprovincialis chromosome 9, xbMytGall1.hap1.1, whole genome shotgun sequence, the proteins below share one genomic window:
- the LOC143045438 gene encoding WD repeat-containing protein on Y chromosome-like yields MLTLPASKAISSNHHLHKGSDQSSINLPEIKQTVQFTGSTKSVPKSESTNTNSAKRKFTKKGDKKEEFDPDKIAAAVRYAQLQAIFAADEDGLDIDEFKDAMRKTVGHRMTDTEIEFLFMKVDANCDEKVDWEEYVTYNLLEYQGKTLMIEMMRQRPLPQETTPIPSKHRESIVAVKFYPSIQKKAGKNFIDHINGKYVTLSKEGLMSTWNMNMKHLESYHVITDVADRATHPWMVDMACMYNVGMLALSSTDRDITLYDIHGNNCLKRYYLTGLDDCITCMDYWVNLQDLNHAIFTFGDTSGSVTVFVFDQCVTGGLFGCFGAKRNACKQVSVPEIIRGFFKGAKGYRFNKLHSDWVLQVKYVPELSSIVSCCQTTETSLCVFEFEKKRTNQSVFKINKGILCFDYCPENNILVTGGMDYWVRVWNPYVCSKAISVLKGHTKPISHVIINSRRNQTISIDKAKNIRVYDLKDQACLQQVGGRVVKLGKYSLSAAYFNPVLQTLIIATNQLAMLEKTDEEVQVAEIRSHNKPVVTAIYNKTFRFVVSACQDSVISVWDLHSGEKVIQTVNAHSRAERGFEVPVEITTMTFDGPQRRVITGARDGSVKVWNFNNGNCLQTFITPENMEVSGVVSVNNRIIVAGWSRQVHIFLDGGDEEYRKDWKQKHNEDILCMTHLSPNIIATGSYDGDIIVWSRDTGQLYCTLNASKGTQPIGENKTKCFEIRPEPALNEIQEDEISLDILKTFGSIANEEMMKMKTRKLSFLKQNKDILSRVKENVLLKENKWSRKLNRVDETQVDHPLLPLFHSQSPVSEESNKNQPSRREEYDELCKLYESAIECILFLESRDRENGETAIMMTSGAEGWVRAWSIHHQGGLIGQFNASHKVGESVHTMSTDINNKLLFTADSCGYVKIWDITEYCTRSVLSASQRASRWNYLNETFTYVRLMYCSEEPPDSLVTAEKRPPNIATRPPPSSTLPKITLKWPFLVNSFRAHTKIINKIEYVEEVKLLITASSDCAIRVWTLNGCYIGTFGEPWKSIPTVLQRVPTARIRIPSDLHRIGSSSTLKVLNQGRSGLWTQAIDAAVMLSRTKSAEEEEEDEFEMGTDDLVSDTNDKSDQHDKPRSAHSGRTKAKKCSGSEILGKTYKKTMRHRMLPTMDKFVQINSSISVFRCLPYSDLNLDMDPEQMKVLEDIRAKYYSGTVLSKLKGEPRKQEKGPALIGLFNKITNKPPLPKGKNQMGRIKRAQNKIQKKPDSVFADLKVKEAPHETDLIDKILTEGTK; encoded by the exons ATGCTTACGTTACCAGCATCAAAAGCTATTTCATCAAATCACCACCTTCATAAAGGATCAGATCAATCGTCAATAAACCTAccagaaataaaacaaacagttcAGTTTACAGGTTCGACAAAATCCGTTCCGAAGTCGGAATCAACGAACACTAACAGTGCCAAACGCAAATTTACAAAGAAGGGCGATAAAAAAGAAGAATTTGATCCAGATAAAATAGCAGCCGCAGTGAGATATGCACAACTTCAAGCTATATTTGCTGCAGACGAAGACGGGCTTGACATTGACGAATTTAAAGACGCCATGAGAAAGACAGTCGGACATAGAATGACCGATACCGAAATTGAATTCCTATTCATGAAAGTAGACGCAAACTGTGATGAAAAGGTGGATTGGGAAGAATATGTTACATATAACTTACTAGAGTATCAAGGGAAAACGCTGATGATTGAGATGATGCGCCAGAGACCACTCCCACAAGAAACAACTCCAATACCTAGCAAACACCGGGAAAGTATAGTAGCTGTTAAATTCTATCCCTCTATTCAGAAAAAGGCAGGTAAAAACTTCATAGATCACATAAACGGTAAATATGTAACTCTTAGCAAAGAAGGATTGATGTCAACATGGAACATGAACATGAAACATTTAGAAAGTTACCATGTTATAACTGATGTCGCAGATCGAGCAACACATCCCTGGATGGTTGATATGGCATGTATGTATAATGTTGGTATGCTTGCATTATCCTCAACGGACCGTGACATTACTTTATATGACATACATGGTAATAATTGTTTGAAGCGTTACTATCTAACAGGACTAGACGACTGCATTACATGTATGGACTACTGGGTAAATTTACAAGATCTAAATCATGCAATTTTTACTTTTGGAGACACGTCTGGGAGTGTCACCGTTTTTGTGTTCGACCAATGTGTCACTGGAGGTCTTTTTGGGTGTTTTGGTGCAAAACGGAATGCATGCAAACAGGTTAGTGTACCAGAAATTATAAGAGGTTTCTTTAAAGGTGCCAAAGGATATAGATTTAACAAACTACATTCGGACTGGGTATTACAGGTTAAATACGTTCCAGAGTTGTCTTCCATAGTGTCTTGCTGTCAAACCACAGAAACATCTTTGTGTGTGTTCgaatttgaaaagaaaagaacaaaccagtctgtttttaaaattaacaagGGAATTCTTTGTTTCGATTATTGTCCGGAAAACAACATACTGGTCACGGGAGGTATGGATTATTGGGTTAGAGTATGGAACCCGTATGTATGTAGCAAAGCAATATCCGTTCTAAAGGGGCACACAAAACCGATCAGTCACGTGATTATAAACTCTCGTAGAAATCAGACGATAAGCATTGATAAAGCAAAAAACATACGTGTGTACGACTTAAAAGACCAAGCCTGTCTCCAGCAAGTCGGTGGCAGAGTTGTCAAACTCGGAAAATATTCTTTGTCTGCAGCATATTTTAACCCTGTTTTACAGACTCTAATAATAGCCACAAATCAGCTTGCCATGTTAGAGAAAACGGACGAAGAAGTACAAGTAGCAGAGATACGATCACATAACAAACCAGTGGTAACAGCAATTTACAACAAGACATTCAGGTTTGTTGTTAGCGCATGTCAAGATTCTGTTATTAGCGTATGGGATTTACACAGCGGAGAGAAAGTTATACAGACGGTAAACGCACACTCGCGAGCAGAAAGAGGATTTGAAGTTCCAGTAGAGATTACAACAATGACGTTTGATGGACCACAAAGACGTGTCATCACCGGTGCAAGAGACGGAAGTGTCAAGGTGTGGAACTTTAATAATGGAAATTGTCTACAAACATTCATTACACCCGAGAATATGGAAGTAAGCGGAGTAGTCAGTGTAAATAACCGAATAATTGTAGCTGGATGGTCAAGACAAGTACACATTTTTCTTGATGGTGGAGATGAAGAATATAGAAAAGACTGGAAACAAAAGCATAACGAAGACATTTTGTGCATGACACATCTGAGTCCAAACATCATCGCTACAGGTTCATATGATGGCGACATAATCGTTTGGTCACGAGACACAGGACAACTTTATTGCACTTTAAATGCTAGCAAAGGCACACAACCAATCggagaaaacaaaacaaagtgCTTTGAAATTCGTCCTGAGCCAGCTTTGAATGAGATTCAAGAAGATGAAATTTCATTAGACATACTGAAGACATTTGGATCCATTGCAAACGAAgaaatgatgaaaatgaaaacTAGAAAGTTAAGTTTCTTGAAACAAAATAAGGACATTTTGAGTAGAGTGAAAGAAAACGTACTGCTTAAAGAAAACAAGTGGTCTCGGAAGTTGAATCGTGTGGATGAAACACAGGTAGATCACCCATTACTACCATTATTTCACAGTCAATCGCCAGTATCCGAAGAGTCAAACAAAAACCAACCAAGCAGGCGAGAGGAGTATGACGAATTGTGCAAACTCTATGAGTCAGCGATCGAATGCATTCTGTTTTTGGAATCACGTGATCGAGAAAACGGAGAAACAGCAATCATGATGACAAGCGGTGCTGAAGGTTGGGTTCGTGCTTGGTCAATTCATCACCAGGGTGGACTGATAGGCCAGTTTAATGCTTCTCACAAAGTTGGTGAAAGTGTGCATACAATGAGTACAGATATAAACAACAAATTGTTATTCACTGCAGATAGCTGTGGTTATGTAAAAATTTGGGATATAACAGAATATTGTACGAGATCAGTCTTATCAGCGTCACAGAGAGCCAGTCGATGGAATTACCTCAATGAGACCTTCACATATGTTAGACTTATGTATTGTTCTGAAGAACCACCAGACAGTCTTGTTACGGCGGAAAAGAGACCACCCAATATTGCTACTAGACCACCGCCATCGTCAACGTTGCCAAAGATTACATTGAAATGGCCTTTCTTAGTAAACTCATTTCGTGCTCACACCAAAATAATTAACAAGATTGAATATGTTGAAGAAGTCAAACTTCTTATTACTGCGAGCAGTGATTGCGCAATTCGAGTTTGGACTTTGAATGGATGCTACATCGGTACGTTCGGCGAGCCATGGAAGTCAATCCCCACAGTCTTACAACGTGTACCAACAGCAAGAATTCGCATTCCTTCAGATTTACATCGTATCGGTTCATCCAGTACTCTGAAGGTCCTTAACCAAGGGCGTTCGGGTTTATGGACGCAAGCAATTGATGCAGCTGTGATGCTTTCTCGAACGAAGTCTGCGGAGGAGGAAGAAGAGGACGAATTTGAAATGGGGACTGACGATTTGGTTTCTGACACAAATGATAAGAGCGACCAACACGATAAGCCGAGATCAGCTCATTCAGGTCGAACAAAAGCTAAAAAGTGTAGTGGAAGTGAGATACTAGGAAAAACTTACAAGAAAACAATGAGACACAGAATGCTTCCAACCATGGATAAGTTTGTTCAAATTAACTCATCG ATTTCTGTCTTCCGATGTTTACCATACTCTGACCTTAATCTGGACATGGACCCAGAACAAATGAAGGTTCTGGAAGACATAAGAGCAAAGTATTATAGTGGAACGGTTCTAAGTAAATTGAAAGGAGAACCTCGAAAACAGGAAAAAGGACCTGCACTTATTGGACTGTTCAATAAAATAACCAACAAACCCCCGTTGCCAAAGGGTAAAAATCAAATGGGTAGAATCAAGCGAGCACAGAATAAGATTCAGAAGAAACCAGATTCTGTATTTGCTGATTTAAAAGTTAAAGAAGCACCTCATGAGACGGACCTGATCGATAAAATATTGACTGAGGGCACAAAATAG